A genomic segment from Streptosporangium roseum DSM 43021 encodes:
- a CDS encoding helix-turn-helix transcriptional regulator, whose amino-acid sequence MSLVERDEALASLEGLLANAVMGKGRVALVSGTVATGKSELLHSFAEQALELGALPVTATGSRVERDLPLGVLRQLIQDSPLVAEERERAMALLDEGARTVTPSGSQAEPLDHVDAQIVHALCTLLLELSERYPLMIVVDDVQHADRASLLCLSYLSRRVRFARIVAVFSHSDHGWSSETFFQTELLRQPHCRRIQLAPLSRAGVMSLVARRVGKEAAERFSEDWYAVSGGNPLLAGALVDDYQDFLHSSGGEAPAELVVGDRYGQAVLSCLRRGEPQMLRVARGLAILGGPDSLAQLLGVGPASVIRALHFLTVAGLLALGRFRHEAARTAVLAEVDSGEWADLHRRAAELAHEGGASTTTVADHLLQAGRVDAPWGVSVLEDAARNALREGRVESAVAYLRLAWRECVDEQQRMKITTMLVRAEWRINPAAPAGHLAELAEAMQRGHLRGSDAVVLARALLWHGRFEDARDVLEHLSESGAGMDAETVTELVIARPWLRATHPPFLAHLQQTTGEQDRAAIVSVTANRRLDAALALADVLARGPREEVLDAVERILRGCRLDEMSMDTVESALLALTYAGRPDRAAPWCDLFSAEASSLQAPSRQARLAAIRAEIAIRQGDMPGAEHHARTALAIIPLSSWGVAAGGPLSSLVLALTAMGKYDAVHEYLDQPVPEAMFRTRYGLHYLHARGRYSLATDHPALALRDFQRCGELMSRWELDVPGLVAWRADAAEACLRLGRPEQARQLAEEQLRRCGPATPRAHGIAMRLMAATGNARQRTTLLRQATELLQTAGDRYELARALSDLVKVYQELGEYRRAGMIAGRAQAVARECGAGPLGGALPRDGDGDTGTLTAEPGAVLSDAERRVAVLAAAGYTNREIAGKLYITISTVEQHLTRTYRKLNITRRADLPSSLEFGSPVTA is encoded by the coding sequence ATGAGCTTGGTCGAAAGAGATGAGGCGTTGGCCTCCCTTGAGGGGCTTCTGGCCAACGCCGTCATGGGCAAGGGAAGGGTCGCGCTGGTGAGCGGCACCGTCGCCACCGGCAAGAGCGAGCTGCTGCACAGCTTCGCGGAGCAGGCCCTCGAACTGGGCGCCCTGCCCGTCACGGCGACGGGGTCGCGCGTCGAGCGCGACCTGCCGCTGGGCGTGCTGCGCCAGCTGATCCAGGACTCGCCGCTGGTGGCGGAGGAGCGCGAGCGGGCCATGGCCCTGCTGGACGAAGGCGCCCGCACCGTGACGCCGTCCGGCTCCCAGGCGGAGCCTCTCGACCATGTCGACGCACAGATCGTCCACGCTCTGTGCACGCTCCTGCTCGAACTGTCGGAACGCTATCCGCTGATGATCGTCGTGGACGACGTGCAGCACGCCGACCGGGCGTCCCTGCTCTGCCTCTCCTACCTGTCGCGGCGGGTGCGGTTCGCCCGGATCGTCGCGGTGTTCAGCCACTCCGACCACGGGTGGTCCAGCGAGACGTTCTTCCAGACCGAGCTGCTCCGCCAGCCGCACTGCCGCCGCATCCAGCTCGCCCCGCTCTCCAGGGCGGGGGTGATGTCCCTGGTCGCCAGGCGGGTGGGCAAGGAGGCGGCCGAGCGGTTCTCCGAGGACTGGTACGCCGTCAGCGGCGGCAACCCGCTGCTGGCCGGGGCGCTGGTGGACGACTACCAGGACTTCCTGCACTCCTCCGGTGGAGAGGCGCCGGCGGAGCTCGTCGTCGGCGACCGGTACGGCCAGGCCGTGCTGTCGTGCCTGCGCCGCGGTGAGCCGCAGATGCTCCGGGTGGCCCGCGGGCTCGCCATCCTCGGCGGGCCCGACTCCCTGGCCCAGCTGCTCGGGGTCGGTCCCGCGTCCGTGATCCGGGCGCTGCACTTCCTGACCGTCGCCGGCCTGCTCGCCCTGGGCCGCTTCCGGCACGAGGCGGCACGCACCGCCGTACTGGCCGAGGTGGACTCCGGGGAGTGGGCCGATCTCCACCGGCGCGCGGCGGAGCTGGCCCACGAGGGCGGCGCCTCCACCACGACGGTCGCCGACCACCTTCTCCAGGCCGGCCGGGTCGACGCCCCCTGGGGGGTCTCCGTGCTGGAGGACGCGGCCAGGAACGCCCTGCGCGAGGGGCGCGTGGAGTCGGCGGTCGCCTACCTCCGGCTGGCGTGGCGCGAGTGCGTGGACGAGCAGCAGCGCATGAAGATCACCACGATGCTCGTGCGCGCCGAATGGCGGATCAACCCCGCCGCGCCCGCGGGGCACCTGGCCGAACTGGCCGAGGCGATGCAGCGGGGCCATCTCCGGGGGAGCGACGCCGTGGTGCTGGCCCGCGCGCTGCTGTGGCACGGCCGCTTCGAGGACGCGCGGGACGTGCTGGAGCATCTGAGCGAGTCGGGGGCCGGCATGGACGCCGAGACGGTGACGGAGCTCGTCATCGCCCGCCCGTGGCTGCGCGCCACCCATCCTCCCTTCCTGGCCCACCTCCAGCAGACGACCGGCGAGCAGGACCGCGCCGCCATCGTGTCGGTGACGGCGAACCGCCGGCTGGACGCCGCGCTCGCGCTCGCCGACGTGCTCGCCAGAGGACCGCGCGAGGAGGTCCTGGACGCGGTCGAGCGGATCCTGCGCGGCTGCCGCCTCGACGAGATGTCGATGGACACCGTGGAGAGCGCGCTCCTGGCCCTCACCTACGCCGGGCGGCCCGACCGGGCCGCGCCCTGGTGCGACCTGTTCAGCGCGGAGGCGTCCTCGCTGCAAGCCCCGAGCCGCCAGGCGAGGCTCGCCGCCATCCGGGCCGAGATCGCGATCCGCCAGGGCGACATGCCGGGCGCCGAGCACCACGCGCGCACCGCGCTGGCCATCATCCCCCTGAGCAGCTGGGGCGTCGCCGCGGGCGGGCCGCTGAGCAGCCTCGTCCTGGCCCTGACGGCGATGGGCAAATACGACGCCGTGCACGAATACCTCGACCAGCCCGTGCCCGAGGCCATGTTCCGGACCCGGTACGGCCTGCACTACCTGCACGCCAGAGGCCGTTACAGCCTGGCGACCGACCACCCCGCCCTGGCGCTGCGCGACTTCCAGCGCTGCGGCGAGCTGATGAGCCGGTGGGAGCTCGACGTGCCGGGACTCGTCGCCTGGCGGGCCGACGCCGCCGAGGCCTGCCTGCGCCTGGGCCGGCCGGAGCAGGCACGGCAGCTGGCCGAGGAACAGCTCAGGCGCTGCGGTCCCGCGACACCCAGGGCGCACGGCATCGCCATGCGCCTGATGGCCGCCACCGGCAACGCGCGGCAGCGCACCACCCTGCTCCGCCAGGCGACCGAGCTGCTGCAGACGGCCGGGGACAGGTACGAGCTGGCCAGAGCGCTCTCCGATCTCGTCAAGGTCTACCAGGAGCTCGGCGAGTACCGGCGCGCGGGAATGATCGCGGGCCGGGCGCAGGCCGTGGCCAGGGAATGCGGCGCCGGACCGCTGGGCGGGGCGCTCCCCCGGGACGGGGACGGCGACACCGGGACGCTGACGGCCGAGCCCGGCGCCGTCCTGAGCGACGCCGAGCGCAGGGTCGCCGTCCTGGCGGCCGCCGGATACACCAACCGGGAGATCGCCGGCAAGCTCTACATCACGATCAGCACGGTGGAGCAGCACCTGACCCGGACATACCGCAAGCTGAACATCACCCGGCGCGCGGACCTGCCGTCAAGCCTCGAATTCGGCAGTCCGGTCACCGCCTGA
- the tnpA gene encoding IS200/IS605 family transposase: MTLRTNSNIAFQCAFHVVWCPGYRRRVLGGRIEERLKQLIREVIEEKGAWLVELEVMPDHVHLLVEVDPQLGIHTLVKAIKGRTSRLLREEFPALKSKLPTLWTNSSSVATVGGAPLDVVKRYVEKQKNR, encoded by the coding sequence GTGACGCTCCGGACGAACAGCAACATCGCCTTCCAGTGCGCGTTCCACGTGGTGTGGTGCCCCGGGTACCGGCGGCGGGTTCTGGGCGGACGGATCGAAGAACGGCTTAAACAGTTGATTCGTGAGGTGATCGAAGAGAAGGGGGCGTGGCTGGTGGAACTCGAAGTCATGCCCGACCACGTTCACCTACTGGTCGAGGTGGACCCCCAACTCGGGATCCACACGTTGGTCAAGGCCATCAAAGGCCGTACTTCTCGCCTGCTCCGCGAGGAATTCCCGGCGCTGAAGTCGAAGCTGCCGACCTTGTGGACGAACTCCTCCTCCGTAGCGACCGTGGGTGGTGCGCCCCTGGACGTGGTCAAGCGCTACGTCGAGAAGCAGAAGAACCGGTGA
- a CDS encoding RNA-guided endonuclease InsQ/TnpB family protein codes for MLTGRKYRLDFTPEQGEFAERIGGACRSVWNTALEQRRIYRRRGGWIGYHDQARQVAEAKDDFPWLAEVPGHCLQQALIDLDQACARHGTWKVRWKSKVANPPSFRFPEGGKITVERLNRRWARVKLPKLGWVRFRLTRPLGGKAKNATVSRDGEHWYISFLVEDAVTPPERHADPGSAVGIDRGVVKVVTRSDGRFHHRVFARDREVEHAKKLQRDFVRTAKGSARRKEAAGRVAAMARKVRRRREDFAAKTAHTLATGFEMVVFEALTTKNMTAGVEPRPDPEQPGAFLPNGAAAKTGLNRSILDKGWYRIELATRSRARYTGTHVITVNPAYTSQTCNVCTVVDRKSRESQAVFRCTSCGHIEHADVNAAKNVLTAGRAEFAQPRPGVRAGARKPRNRVGRKANRQATAAQSTATAGSGLAGIPRL; via the coding sequence GTGCTTACCGGACGCAAGTACCGCCTGGACTTCACCCCCGAGCAGGGTGAATTCGCCGAACGCATCGGCGGGGCGTGCCGGTCGGTGTGGAACACCGCGCTGGAACAGCGCCGGATCTACCGTCGGCGTGGTGGGTGGATCGGCTATCACGACCAGGCCCGCCAAGTGGCTGAGGCGAAAGATGACTTCCCCTGGCTGGCCGAGGTGCCCGGTCACTGCCTGCAGCAGGCGTTGATCGACCTGGATCAGGCGTGCGCCAGGCACGGCACGTGGAAGGTCCGCTGGAAGTCGAAGGTCGCCAACCCGCCGAGCTTCCGATTCCCTGAGGGCGGGAAAATCACGGTCGAGCGGCTCAACCGGCGCTGGGCGCGAGTGAAGCTGCCGAAACTCGGTTGGGTCCGCTTCCGCCTCACCCGCCCGCTCGGCGGGAAGGCCAAGAACGCCACCGTCAGCCGGGACGGTGAGCATTGGTACATCAGCTTTCTCGTCGAGGACGCAGTCACCCCGCCTGAGCGGCACGCCGACCCCGGCAGCGCCGTGGGGATCGACCGGGGCGTGGTCAAGGTCGTGACCCGCTCGGACGGCCGCTTCCACCATCGGGTGTTCGCCCGTGATCGGGAAGTCGAGCATGCCAAGAAGCTTCAGCGAGACTTCGTCCGGACCGCGAAGGGATCGGCCCGGCGCAAGGAAGCTGCCGGGCGGGTCGCCGCTATGGCGCGGAAGGTCCGCAGACGCCGGGAGGACTTCGCCGCCAAGACCGCCCATACCCTGGCCACGGGCTTTGAAATGGTCGTGTTCGAGGCGCTCACGACCAAGAACATGACCGCTGGCGTCGAACCCAGGCCAGACCCTGAGCAGCCGGGCGCGTTTTTGCCGAACGGGGCCGCCGCTAAGACCGGACTGAACCGGTCTATCTTGGACAAGGGCTGGTACCGGATCGAGCTGGCCACCCGTAGTAGGGCCCGGTATACGGGCACCCACGTGATCACTGTCAACCCGGCGTACACGAGTCAGACGTGCAACGTGTGCACGGTGGTGGACCGGAAGTCCCGCGAGAGCCAAGCGGTCTTCCGGTGCACCTCGTGCGGACACATCGAGCACGCCGACGTGAACGCCGCCAAGAACGTACTCACCGCCGGGAGGGCGGAGTTCGCACAGCCCAGACCGGGTGTGCGGGCTGGGGCGCGCAAACCACGCAACCGCGTGGGCCGCAAGGCCAATCGCCAAGCAACAGCAGCGCAGAGCACCGCAACAGCGGGGTCCGGGCTGGCTGGAATCCCCCGGCTTTAG
- a CDS encoding acetyl/propionyl/methylcrotonyl-CoA carboxylase subunit alpha gives MNRRFRKVLIANRGEIAVRIARACKDAGLASVAVYADQDLDALHVRLADEAHALTGTTPADTYLAIDKLLTIAHTSGADAIHPGYGFLAENATFAQAVIDAGLTWIGPPPAAITALGDKVAARHIAHRVGAPLVAGTPDPVTNADQAIAFAHQHGLPIAIKAAYGGGGRGLKVARTIADIPHAYDSAVREATAAFGRGECFVERYLDRPRHVETQCLADTHGHVVVVSTRDCSLQRRHQKLVEEAPAPFLTAEQETLLRNSSKAILREAGYTGAGTCEFLIGQDGTVSFLEVNTRLQVEHPVTEEVTGIDLVAEMLRIADGHPLGYDDPPLRGHAIEFRINAEDAGRDFLPAPGTITAMRTPAGPGIRLDAGYEAGMTVPGAFDSLIAKLIVTGATRHQALRRARRALAEFTIDGMPTVLDFHRAIVEEQAFTAEPFTIHTRWIETEFTTPIAPYDGPTETTEPTGRERLTVEVGGKRLEVVLPAGFATPTPTTGGRSPRRTAPGKKTATGGDSLISPMQGTIVKVVAADGDTVTAGDVIVVLEAMKMEQPLTAHQSGTVTNLTASAGQSVTAGALICDIKNT, from the coding sequence ATGAACCGTCGTTTCCGCAAGGTCTTGATCGCCAATCGTGGTGAGATCGCCGTGCGGATCGCCCGCGCATGCAAGGACGCCGGGCTGGCCAGCGTCGCCGTCTACGCCGACCAGGACCTCGACGCCCTGCACGTCCGCCTGGCCGACGAAGCCCACGCCCTGACCGGCACCACCCCCGCCGACACCTACCTCGCCATCGACAAACTCCTCACCATCGCCCACACCAGCGGCGCCGACGCCATCCACCCCGGCTACGGCTTCCTCGCCGAAAACGCCACCTTCGCCCAAGCCGTCATCGACGCCGGCCTCACCTGGATCGGCCCACCCCCAGCCGCGATCACCGCCCTCGGCGACAAAGTCGCCGCCCGCCACATCGCCCACCGCGTCGGCGCCCCCCTCGTCGCCGGAACCCCCGACCCCGTCACCAACGCCGACCAAGCCATCGCCTTCGCCCACCAACACGGCCTGCCCATCGCGATCAAAGCCGCCTACGGCGGCGGCGGCCGCGGCCTCAAAGTCGCCCGCACCATCGCCGACATCCCCCACGCCTACGACAGCGCCGTCCGCGAAGCCACCGCCGCCTTCGGCCGCGGCGAATGCTTCGTCGAACGCTACCTCGACCGCCCCCGCCACGTGGAAACCCAATGCCTGGCCGACACCCACGGCCACGTCGTCGTCGTCTCCACCCGCGACTGCTCCCTGCAACGCCGCCACCAAAAACTCGTCGAAGAAGCCCCCGCCCCCTTCCTGACCGCCGAGCAGGAAACGCTGCTGCGTAACAGCTCCAAAGCCATCCTGCGCGAAGCCGGCTACACCGGCGCCGGCACCTGCGAATTCCTCATCGGCCAAGACGGCACCGTCTCCTTCCTCGAAGTCAACACCCGCCTACAGGTCGAACACCCCGTCACCGAAGAAGTCACCGGCATCGACCTGGTCGCCGAGATGCTCCGCATCGCCGACGGCCACCCCCTCGGCTACGACGACCCCCCACTACGCGGCCACGCCATCGAATTCCGCATCAACGCCGAAGACGCCGGCCGCGACTTCCTGCCCGCCCCCGGCACCATCACCGCGATGCGCACCCCCGCCGGCCCCGGCATCCGCCTGGACGCCGGCTACGAAGCCGGCATGACCGTCCCCGGCGCCTTCGACTCCCTCATCGCCAAACTCATCGTCACCGGCGCCACCCGCCACCAAGCCCTGCGCCGCGCCCGCCGCGCCCTGGCCGAGTTCACCATCGACGGCATGCCCACCGTGCTGGACTTCCACCGCGCCATCGTCGAAGAGCAAGCCTTCACCGCCGAACCCTTCACCATCCACACCCGATGGATCGAAACCGAGTTCACCACCCCCATCGCCCCCTACGACGGCCCCACCGAAACCACCGAACCGACCGGCCGCGAACGCCTCACCGTCGAAGTCGGCGGCAAACGCCTGGAAGTGGTCCTGCCCGCCGGCTTCGCCACCCCCACCCCCACCACCGGCGGGCGGAGCCCACGCCGAACCGCACCGGGTAAGAAGACCGCCACCGGCGGCGACAGCCTGATCAGCCCGATGCAGGGCACGATCGTGAAAGTCGTGGCCGCCGACGGCGACACCGTCACCGCGGGCGATGTGATCGTGGTGCTGGAGGCGATGAAGATGGAACAACCCCTGACCGCCCACCAGAGCGGCACCGTGACGAACCTGACCGCCTCGGCCGGGCAGAGCGTCACCGCCGGCGCGCTCATCTGCGACATCAAAAACACCTGA
- a CDS encoding phospholipase D family protein, translating into MKEDDWFLKGEERGNPASQIDARHDGDLAWSGGNTVRPIPHGAPYFTELLARVRELRAGDLLLFTDWRGDPDEKLDGPGTEVAGVFSEAARRGVVVKGLLWRSHWDRLRFSEAENRHLGEAIEAAGGECLRDMRVPPGGSHHQKLVVLRHRAEPERDVAYVGGIDLCWSRRDDASHNGDAQATPMAEVYGAHPPWHDVQAAIRGPAVGDVEAVFRERWEDPQPLTRNPLHRLADLIRHEDTRPDPLPPQFPDPPACGLHAVQLLRTYAHRRTRYPFAPRGERSIARGYLKALRRARSLIYIEDQYLWSPQIAESFAEALEANPGLRMISVLPLHPDQDGALNGTPQILGRNQALSVLKRAGGERFAVYGIENRDSTPVYVHAKVCVVDDVWATIGSDNFNRRSWTYDSELTCAVLDETPDGREPRDPGGHGDGARRFPRDLRLTLAREHLDRPGIPDAELLDPEAFFAAFADSAHALERWHAGGRRGPRPAGRLRLYEPVRMSPLTTAWATPFYRIVCDPDGRPRAMRRSGVY; encoded by the coding sequence ATGAAGGAAGACGACTGGTTCCTCAAGGGCGAGGAGCGCGGCAACCCGGCGTCACAGATCGACGCCCGGCATGACGGCGATCTCGCCTGGTCGGGCGGGAACACCGTACGTCCCATCCCGCACGGCGCGCCGTACTTCACCGAGCTGCTCGCCCGAGTCCGCGAGCTGCGTGCCGGAGACCTGCTGCTGTTCACCGACTGGCGCGGCGATCCCGATGAGAAGCTGGACGGCCCCGGCACCGAGGTCGCCGGCGTGTTCTCCGAGGCCGCCCGGCGCGGCGTCGTGGTCAAGGGCCTTCTGTGGCGCTCGCACTGGGACCGGCTCCGCTTCAGCGAGGCCGAGAACCGCCACCTCGGAGAGGCCATCGAGGCCGCCGGCGGCGAGTGCCTGCGTGACATGCGCGTCCCGCCCGGCGGCTCCCACCACCAGAAGCTCGTCGTACTGCGGCACCGCGCGGAACCGGAGCGCGACGTCGCCTACGTCGGCGGCATCGACCTGTGCTGGAGCCGCCGGGACGACGCCTCGCACAACGGCGACGCGCAGGCCACCCCCATGGCCGAGGTGTACGGCGCGCATCCGCCCTGGCACGACGTCCAGGCCGCGATCCGGGGACCGGCCGTCGGCGACGTCGAGGCCGTGTTCCGGGAACGCTGGGAGGATCCCCAGCCGCTCACCCGCAATCCCCTGCACCGCCTCGCCGATCTGATCCGCCACGAGGACACCCGGCCGGACCCGCTGCCACCGCAGTTCCCCGACCCGCCCGCCTGCGGCCTGCACGCCGTACAGCTCCTGCGGACCTACGCCCACCGGCGCACCCGCTACCCGTTCGCGCCACGGGGGGAACGCAGCATCGCCCGCGGCTACCTCAAGGCGCTGCGCCGCGCCCGCTCACTCATCTACATCGAGGACCAGTATCTGTGGTCGCCCCAGATCGCCGAGTCCTTCGCCGAGGCGCTCGAGGCCAACCCGGGCCTGCGGATGATCAGTGTCCTCCCGCTCCACCCCGACCAGGACGGCGCGCTCAACGGCACCCCCCAGATCCTGGGCCGCAACCAGGCCCTGTCGGTCCTCAAACGCGCGGGCGGAGAGCGCTTCGCGGTGTACGGCATCGAGAACCGGGACAGCACCCCGGTCTACGTCCACGCCAAGGTCTGCGTCGTCGACGACGTGTGGGCGACCATCGGCTCGGACAACTTCAACCGCAGGTCCTGGACCTACGACTCCGAGCTCACCTGCGCGGTGCTCGACGAGACCCCCGACGGCCGGGAACCCCGTGATCCGGGGGGCCACGGTGACGGCGCGCGCCGCTTCCCCCGGGACCTGCGGCTGACCCTCGCCCGAGAGCACCTCGACCGGCCCGGCATCCCCGACGCGGAGCTGCTGGACCCGGAGGCGTTCTTCGCCGCCTTCGCCGACTCCGCGCACGCTCTGGAGCGGTGGCACGCCGGGGGACGCCGGGGCCCCCGCCCGGCCGGACGGCTGCGGCTGTACGAACCGGTGCGCATGTCACCCCTGACCACCGCCTGGGCCACGCCGTTCTACCGGATCGTGTGCGATCCCGACGGGCGCCCCCGCGCCATGCGCCGCAGCGGCGTCTACTGA
- a CDS encoding endo-1,3-alpha-glucanase family glycosylhydrolase, with product MPPNRRTTVALIVAALSLAASGGLATVSAPPAAAAMADTTVPATDDVFISQADPAKSYGTATWLSACAASCNDKTNGERRVLTGFTVSGVPKGAQNVKMTLEVTPGRTVETVISVHKVTSAWSESATTWNSRPTLGEAFATRDGFTANKAAGIDVSSAFTGNGRYTFALTAGEGPVAVLYSSRETGNRGPRLKISYSPAGATPTPTPSATPTATATPTPPPSTGNCLPFDKPSTAALRSFDKKVFAFYFPPFPVSIDNKDPSKDQHASWLDPMGSNGMYAGQGGHSRDRPLPRPVRPEKNWRQLDFEVEVRQAIAMGLDGFIYEHHTSASDQRFNQFPAMLAAAKAVDPNFKIMLSPDFPTAKDSPHDKVIADILMAKGHPSLYKLDDGTIPLAPFYPERHPAAWWDQLRDKLAAQGMKTSLFPIFLSWNGTGKTEWNDHVVGYSSWGSKWVSTTESLRKGGIEAHKRGRLYMAPASLEDVRPRDKRLWEPANSQLLQQSFLKAAQGDADIIALITWNDYAESWVAPSVKRGYAPSDLIAYYTTLFKTGKAPAVARDALYYFHRSHRTDAPFDATKQTIGPIKVLNGDPATNTVELVAFLKTPGKLVIKQGSQVNTLDAQAGLVSFKAEMVPGTTPVFELQRGGKTVQTVESKTPIRKSVVYQDLINHAGGGLSCNRP from the coding sequence TTGCCCCCCAACCGACGGACGACGGTCGCGCTGATCGTCGCCGCTCTCTCCCTCGCCGCCTCGGGAGGGCTCGCCACCGTCTCGGCACCGCCCGCCGCGGCGGCCATGGCGGACACCACGGTGCCCGCGACCGACGACGTCTTCATCAGCCAGGCGGACCCCGCGAAGTCCTACGGGACCGCGACCTGGCTGTCCGCCTGCGCCGCGTCGTGCAACGACAAGACCAACGGTGAGCGCCGCGTGCTCACCGGCTTCACCGTCTCGGGTGTGCCGAAGGGCGCCCAGAACGTGAAGATGACCCTTGAGGTCACGCCCGGCAGGACCGTCGAGACCGTGATCTCGGTGCACAAGGTGACCAGCGCCTGGTCCGAGAGCGCCACCACCTGGAACAGCAGGCCCACGCTCGGCGAGGCCTTCGCCACCCGTGACGGCTTCACCGCGAACAAGGCCGCCGGGATCGACGTTTCCTCGGCCTTCACCGGCAACGGGCGCTACACCTTCGCCCTCACCGCCGGCGAGGGACCCGTCGCCGTCCTGTACTCCTCGCGGGAGACGGGCAACAGGGGACCACGCCTGAAGATCAGCTACTCCCCGGCCGGCGCCACCCCGACTCCCACGCCCAGTGCCACTCCCACCGCTACGGCCACGCCCACGCCGCCGCCGTCAACCGGGAACTGCCTGCCGTTCGACAAGCCCTCGACGGCGGCGCTGCGCTCCTTCGACAAGAAGGTCTTCGCCTTCTACTTCCCGCCCTTCCCCGTGTCGATCGACAACAAGGACCCCTCCAAGGACCAGCACGCCTCCTGGCTGGACCCGATGGGCTCCAACGGGATGTACGCCGGCCAGGGCGGGCACTCGCGTGACCGGCCGCTGCCGCGCCCGGTCCGCCCGGAGAAGAACTGGCGCCAGCTCGACTTCGAGGTCGAGGTACGGCAGGCGATCGCGATGGGCCTCGACGGGTTCATCTACGAGCACCACACCTCGGCCAGCGACCAGCGGTTCAACCAGTTCCCCGCGATGCTGGCGGCGGCCAAGGCGGTCGACCCCAACTTCAAGATCATGCTCAGCCCCGACTTCCCCACGGCCAAGGACTCCCCGCACGACAAGGTCATCGCGGACATCCTCATGGCCAAGGGGCACCCGTCGCTCTACAAGCTCGACGACGGCACCATCCCGCTCGCGCCGTTCTATCCGGAGCGGCACCCTGCGGCCTGGTGGGACCAGCTGCGCGACAAGCTGGCCGCCCAGGGCATGAAGACCTCGCTCTTCCCGATCTTCCTCAGCTGGAACGGCACCGGGAAGACCGAGTGGAACGACCACGTCGTCGGCTACTCCTCGTGGGGCAGCAAGTGGGTGAGCACGACCGAATCCCTGCGCAAGGGCGGCATCGAGGCCCACAAGCGGGGACGCCTCTACATGGCGCCGGCCTCGCTCGAGGACGTGCGCCCCAGGGACAAGCGCCTGTGGGAGCCGGCCAACAGCCAGCTGCTGCAGCAGTCGTTCCTGAAGGCCGCGCAGGGTGACGCGGACATCATCGCGCTCATCACCTGGAACGACTACGCCGAGTCGTGGGTGGCGCCGTCGGTCAAGCGAGGGTACGCGCCCTCCGACCTGATCGCCTACTACACGACGCTGTTCAAGACCGGGAAGGCGCCGGCGGTGGCTCGCGACGCGCTCTACTACTTCCACCGCAGCCACCGCACCGACGCGCCGTTCGACGCCACCAAGCAGACCATCGGCCCGATCAAGGTCCTCAACGGCGACCCCGCCACGAACACCGTGGAACTCGTCGCCTTCCTCAAGACGCCGGGCAAGCTGGTGATCAAGCAGGGTTCCCAGGTCAACACGTTGGACGCGCAGGCGGGGCTGGTCTCGTTCAAGGCGGAGATGGTGCCGGGCACGACGCCCGTCTTCGAGCTCCAGCGCGGCGGGAAGACCGTCCAGACCGTGGAGAGCAAGACCCCGATCCGCAAGAGCGTCGTCTACCAGGACCTCATCAACCACGCCGGAGGTGGCCTGAGCTGCAACCGTCCGTGA